Proteins from a single region of Candidatus Babeliales bacterium:
- a CDS encoding glycosyltransferase family 39 protein gives MMQVSHKNIYIFCIIFYVFASFFLYFIAANNYDAHLDLDSPGYIRVAQQFAQSNILIDPARGNIIPVQTVGYPLFLGVIYKLFGQNFSFIIILQVLLSMGIAWLLYSIAFMLFNAEVALITVILWAINLGYLVFSQFILTDILLAILIIAGLQRFLSFLLFSTKKALIQSAIIFGISLIVKPVALFYVFILYFFLLWKYKKNIVYGLKIVCLFAICFYSFAGSYMIYNKSMFGAFTIAPVMNENIYYYFLARITARVENISYPQAIKKTAQLFEGKDHNDVFRWQLAREKLFNYFFQKPTLVIGIWLNNMLKTLGGFYTSQLKFLVNPALKGISTSFFEKNGSWYDCIKAYIFDGTNNHLVQSISFLYLICVFFQFFLIMSTLCICLVQGRFFLASFFGLTILYFAFITGHDGCARYRIMFEGLYLLLAALGIWLLWEYIQHRKIRIPSQLS, from the coding sequence ATGATGCAAGTATCGCATAAAAATATATATATTTTTTGCATTATTTTTTATGTTTTTGCTTCTTTTTTTCTTTATTTTATTGCTGCAAATAATTATGATGCACATTTAGATTTGGATTCTCCTGGCTACATTCGTGTTGCACAGCAATTTGCACAGTCAAATATATTAATTGATCCTGCACGAGGAAATATTATTCCTGTGCAGACGGTGGGGTATCCATTATTTTTAGGTGTTATTTATAAGTTATTTGGTCAGAATTTTAGTTTTATAATTATATTACAGGTCCTTTTAAGCATGGGCATTGCTTGGTTATTATATTCAATAGCTTTCATGCTTTTTAATGCTGAAGTTGCATTAATTACTGTTATACTTTGGGCAATCAATTTAGGTTATTTGGTTTTTAGTCAATTTATTTTAACTGATATTTTATTAGCAATATTAATTATCGCAGGTTTACAGCGTTTTTTGTCTTTTTTGCTTTTTTCAACCAAAAAAGCTTTGATACAATCGGCAATTATTTTTGGTATATCATTAATTGTTAAGCCTGTAGCATTATTTTATGTATTTATTTTGTATTTTTTCCTTTTATGGAAATATAAAAAAAATATAGTATATGGATTAAAAATTGTTTGCTTATTTGCAATTTGTTTTTACTCATTTGCAGGCAGTTATATGATTTATAATAAATCTATGTTTGGTGCATTTACTATTGCTCCCGTAATGAATGAAAATATTTATTATTATTTTTTAGCACGGATAACAGCACGAGTAGAGAATATTTCATATCCTCAAGCTATTAAGAAAACTGCCCAGTTATTTGAAGGAAAAGATCATAATGATGTTTTCCGATGGCAGTTAGCGCGTGAAAAATTATTTAACTATTTTTTTCAAAAACCCACTCTTGTTATTGGCATATGGCTTAATAATATGCTCAAGACACTTGGTGGTTTTTATACCAGTCAATTAAAATTTTTAGTTAATCCAGCACTTAAAGGAATCTCAACCTCTTTTTTTGAAAAAAATGGTTCGTGGTATGATTGCATAAAAGCTTATATTTTTGATGGCACCAATAATCACTTAGTGCAGAGTATTTCTTTTTTATATTTGATTTGTGTTTTTTTTCAATTTTTTTTAATTATGAGCACATTATGTATTTGTTTAGTACAAGGTAGATTTTTTTTAGCCAGTTTTTTTGGATTAACTATCTTATATTTTGCGTTTATTACTGGCCATGATGGATGTGCTCGATACCGTATAATGTTTGAAGGGCTTTACCTTTTACTTGCTGCACTTGGCATTTGGCTATTATGGGAGTACATTCAACATAGAAAAATTCGAATACCATCTCAGCTCTCATAA
- a CDS encoding polyprenol monophosphomannose synthase, whose amino-acid sequence MQKNEILVFIPTYNERENVEKLYQEIKKYNQAVDILFCDDNSPDGTGEILDNLAQKDTSVHVIHRSAKLGLGTAHVKAFEFAQQYKYRHLITMDADFTHHPSYISAMLQKKDEADIVIGSRYAHGGSMSGWGSIRLPFTYFWRNMIKKGLGMHYDCTGAFRLYNVSQLKPELYQKFSSKGFSFCMESLYRMHQSGFKIMEVPIKAHNRMHGKSKLSVQIMKEVALTYFRLLFERKPRKK is encoded by the coding sequence ATGCAAAAAAATGAAATCTTAGTGTTTATTCCTACGTATAATGAACGAGAAAATGTTGAAAAACTATATCAAGAAATTAAAAAATATAACCAAGCAGTAGATATATTATTTTGTGATGATAATTCACCTGATGGCACCGGAGAAATCTTAGATAATCTTGCACAAAAAGATACTAGTGTTCATGTTATTCATCGATCGGCAAAATTAGGCTTAGGCACTGCACATGTTAAAGCGTTTGAGTTTGCACAACAATATAAATATCGTCATTTGATAACTATGGATGCTGATTTTACTCATCATCCTTCTTATATTTCTGCCATGCTTCAAAAAAAAGATGAGGCAGATATTGTCATCGGTTCTCGTTATGCACATGGTGGTAGTATGAGTGGCTGGGGATCAATACGGCTTCCATTTACTTATTTTTGGCGCAACATGATCAAAAAAGGATTAGGAATGCATTATGATTGTACTGGTGCATTTCGTTTATATAATGTTTCTCAGTTAAAACCAGAATTATATCAAAAATTCAGCTCAAAAGGGTTTTCTTTTTGCATGGAATCTTTATATCGAATGCATCAATCTGGTTTTAAAATTATGGAAGTTCCTATTAAAGCGCATAATCGTATGCACGGCAAATCAAAGCTATCAGTACAAATTATGAAAGAAGTTGCGCTAACTTATTTTAGATTATTATTCGAGCGCAAACCAAGAAAAAAATAA
- a CDS encoding nucleotide sugar dehydrogenase, translating into MKKVCVIGLGYIGLPTSLIAAEYGFDVIGFDVDQDRVARINIADPVIEEPEIKEKLKNILAKKKFHATTKIQEADYFIIAVPTPFLKDKKADLSYVWDAVDSISLVLKKGAVVILESTVPVGATAQLAQKLEQKTLLKAGIDFFVAHCPERVLPGNIFHELVHNPRIIGGINEESVDQTKEFYKKFVKASLYLTNATTAEMVKLVENSSRDVSIAFANQIAAMAYKAGLNPFEVIELANKHPRVDILNPSCGVGGHCIAVDPWFLIETFPEQTQLLKAAREINDLKPLQVVKATKKSVEEWKKDNKNHMPCKVLILGLTYKPNIDDLRESPALQIAKQLSQDTDIDLLICEPFVKNETINTLFGKYSISFKEGLEQSNIILCLVNHTPFKIINSATISNKMILDYCGLLYKPHIKNQDQEQLFWPASTVSIKPIIDHVQGDL; encoded by the coding sequence ATGAAAAAAGTCTGTGTTATTGGACTTGGATATATCGGATTACCAACTTCTTTAATCGCGGCAGAATATGGTTTTGACGTGATTGGCTTTGATGTAGATCAAGATCGGGTTGCACGCATTAATATAGCAGATCCGGTTATTGAGGAACCAGAAATCAAAGAAAAATTAAAAAATATTTTAGCTAAAAAAAAGTTTCATGCTACAACCAAAATTCAAGAAGCCGATTATTTTATAATTGCGGTGCCAACACCATTTTTAAAAGATAAAAAGGCAGATCTTTCTTATGTTTGGGATGCAGTAGATTCAATAAGCCTTGTATTAAAAAAAGGGGCTGTTGTTATCTTAGAATCAACCGTTCCAGTTGGAGCAACGGCACAGTTAGCACAAAAATTAGAACAAAAAACGTTATTAAAAGCAGGCATCGATTTTTTTGTTGCGCATTGCCCAGAACGAGTTTTGCCTGGTAATATTTTTCATGAACTAGTACATAATCCTCGTATTATTGGTGGTATTAATGAAGAATCGGTTGATCAGACAAAAGAGTTTTATAAAAAATTTGTCAAAGCATCTTTGTATTTAACAAATGCTACTACTGCTGAAATGGTTAAATTGGTAGAAAATAGCTCCCGGGATGTATCCATTGCTTTTGCAAATCAAATAGCAGCCATGGCATATAAAGCAGGGCTTAATCCATTTGAGGTGATTGAATTAGCAAACAAGCATCCACGAGTTGATATTTTAAATCCATCATGTGGCGTTGGTGGTCATTGTATTGCTGTAGATCCATGGTTCTTAATTGAGACCTTTCCTGAGCAAACACAATTACTAAAGGCTGCTCGTGAAATAAATGATTTAAAGCCTTTGCAAGTTGTTAAAGCAACGAAAAAATCTGTTGAAGAATGGAAAAAAGATAATAAAAATCATATGCCCTGCAAAGTTCTTATTCTTGGCTTAACGTACAAACCAAATATTGATGATTTGCGTGAATCGCCAGCTCTGCAAATTGCAAAGCAATTATCTCAAGATACCGACATAGATTTGCTTATTTGTGAGCCATTTGTAAAAAATGAAACTATTAATACCTTATTTGGGAAATATTCAATCTCATTTAAAGAAGGATTAGAACAATCAAATATTATTCTTTGTTTAGTAAATCATACACCATTTAAAATTATAAATAGTGCCACGATATCAAATAAAATGATTCTTGATTATTGTGGTCTTTTATATAAACCGCACATAAAAAACCAAGATCAGGAGCAGCTTTTTTGGCCAGCCAGTACGGTATCAATAAAGCCTATAATTGATCATGTCCAAGGAGATTTATAA
- a CDS encoding glycosyltransferase — MKKINWAILISLTLLSMSLITYQVLIDYVDFDESMKKNEYMHIVKQNNFFERTYNLLKQLYEKNNPQKIKQNNTIRIPKIIHQIWLGSPFPEKYKQWQASWKEKHSDWDYKLWTDADVATFNFINKKLFDAATNYGEKSDIWRYEILEQYGGVYVDTDFECLKALDILHYMYDFYIGIQPLDTNIVQLGIGIIGSIPHHPLLKQAIKQLPVYQSKKQIILKTGPIFFTNIFLNYMNRFDYLDIALPATYFYPLGYIKKDDGWQKSESFAVHHWEGSWLK, encoded by the coding sequence ATGAAAAAAATAAATTGGGCAATATTAATTTCATTAACTTTACTAAGTATGAGTTTAATAACTTATCAAGTTTTGATAGATTATGTTGATTTTGATGAATCAATGAAAAAAAATGAATATATGCATATTGTCAAACAAAATAATTTTTTTGAGCGAACTTACAATTTATTGAAACAATTGTACGAGAAAAATAATCCACAAAAAATAAAACAGAATAATACAATACGTATTCCAAAAATTATTCATCAAATCTGGCTCGGTAGCCCGTTTCCCGAAAAATATAAGCAATGGCAAGCAAGCTGGAAAGAGAAACATTCTGATTGGGATTATAAATTATGGACGGATGCAGATGTAGCTACTTTTAATTTTATAAATAAGAAATTATTTGATGCTGCAACTAATTATGGTGAAAAATCTGATATCTGGCGTTATGAAATTTTGGAGCAATATGGCGGAGTATATGTGGATACTGATTTTGAATGTTTAAAAGCTTTAGATATTTTACATTATATGTATGATTTTTATATTGGTATTCAACCATTAGATACTAATATAGTTCAATTAGGTATAGGCATTATTGGTTCAATTCCGCATCACCCATTACTCAAGCAAGCGATAAAGCAATTACCAGTTTATCAAAGCAAAAAACAAATCATTCTTAAGACAGGTCCAATTTTTTTTACTAACATTTTCTTGAACTATATGAATCGATTTGACTATCTTGATATTGCATTACCAGCAACTTATTTTTATCCATTGGGTTATATAAAAAAAGATGATGGATGGCAAAAATCAGAATCATTTGCAGTGCATCATTGGGAAGGTAGTTGGTTAAAATAA
- a CDS encoding GDP-L-fucose synthase — protein sequence MKHDAKIYIAGHRGLVGSALLETLKKNNYNNIITHDVNTLDLRNQQAVNAFFAKEQPEYIFLAAAKVGGIKANTQYPADFIYDNLMIAANVIHAAYLFSAKKLLFLGSSCIYPRLCSQPIKEEYLLTNQLEKTNEPYAIAKIAGLKLCESYNKQYGTNFIACMPTNLYGPRDNFDLESSHVIPALIAKVDQAKDNKNPSLFLWGTGKPRREFLYIDDLVEALLHLMNNYNKSALINIGTGKDISIAELAGFIKEIVGYKGKICFNQNQLDGTPQKLLNIDRIAKLGWHAKTSLKEGLQKTYEWYCMHKKYKEILIKRPNKIVNS from the coding sequence ATGAAACACGATGCTAAAATTTATATCGCAGGACATCGTGGATTAGTTGGTTCAGCATTACTAGAAACATTAAAAAAAAATAATTATAACAATATTATTACTCATGATGTTAATACGTTAGATCTTAGAAATCAGCAAGCAGTCAATGCTTTCTTTGCAAAAGAGCAACCAGAATATATTTTTTTAGCTGCAGCAAAAGTTGGTGGTATAAAGGCCAATACTCAGTACCCAGCCGATTTTATTTATGATAATCTCATGATTGCTGCTAATGTTATTCATGCCGCATATTTGTTTAGCGCGAAAAAATTACTTTTTTTAGGTTCTTCTTGTATTTATCCACGGTTATGCTCGCAGCCTATAAAAGAAGAATATTTATTAACGAATCAATTAGAAAAAACTAATGAGCCATACGCAATTGCTAAAATTGCTGGGCTTAAGCTTTGTGAGTCATATAATAAGCAGTATGGCACAAACTTTATTGCATGTATGCCAACTAATTTATATGGCCCGCGTGATAATTTTGATCTTGAATCTTCCCATGTAATACCAGCACTTATAGCAAAAGTTGATCAAGCAAAAGATAATAAAAATCCATCACTTTTTTTGTGGGGAACCGGAAAACCGCGTAGAGAATTTTTGTATATTGATGATTTAGTCGAAGCACTTTTACATTTAATGAATAATTATAATAAATCAGCACTTATTAATATTGGTACTGGAAAAGATATTTCAATTGCTGAACTAGCAGGGTTCATAAAAGAGATTGTCGGATATAAAGGAAAAATTTGCTTTAATCAAAATCAACTTGATGGTACACCGCAAAAATTATTAAATATTGATCGTATTGCAAAATTAGGTTGGCATGCAAAAACTTCTTTAAAAGAAGGATTGCAAAAAACGTATGAATGGTATTGCATGCATAAAAAATATAAAGAAATATTAATTAAAAGGCCGAATAAAATTGTAAATTCATGA
- a CDS encoding mannose-1-phosphate guanylyltransferase has translation MKKHQYIVILAGGKGERLWPLSREKWPKQLLTIDNSSLLDHTIDRVQSLIPKSRLFIITTESQKKTIKKLVGHRIGGIIVEPESCNTAPAILLACLKIFEKDAYATIGFVPADHFIPDHNAFAQEFKHALNHATQENKIILLGIKPNWAATGYGYIEYEYQKNKLDNITHKVIRFHEKPTIKTAQYYGGLPNMLWNAGMFCANISVFLKEFEKHAPKLLKAVQGYLASSIEYNLCEKISIDYALLEKSTNISVLPVNFLWSDVGNLEIFLSLINQNVAQKLPIISINAKNNIINISDKLVALIGVNNLCVVETNDVLLIVQRDKTDKVKDVVTKLKTQKNEKYL, from the coding sequence ATGAAGAAGCACCAATATATTGTTATTTTAGCTGGCGGTAAAGGAGAGCGTTTATGGCCACTTAGTCGTGAAAAATGGCCAAAACAATTATTAACAATCGATAATTCTTCTTTGTTAGATCATACTATTGATCGAGTACAATCATTAATCCCTAAAAGTAGATTATTTATTATTACTACGGAATCTCAAAAAAAAACAATAAAAAAATTAGTTGGTCATCGTATTGGTGGAATTATTGTTGAGCCAGAATCATGCAATACGGCACCTGCTATTTTACTTGCTTGTTTAAAAATTTTCGAAAAAGATGCGTATGCAACAATCGGTTTTGTGCCAGCAGACCATTTTATTCCAGATCATAATGCTTTTGCGCAAGAATTTAAACATGCTTTAAACCACGCAACGCAAGAAAATAAAATCATTTTGCTTGGTATCAAGCCTAACTGGGCTGCAACAGGGTATGGTTATATTGAATATGAATATCAAAAAAATAAACTTGATAATATAACGCACAAAGTAATTAGATTTCATGAAAAACCAACGATAAAGACGGCTCAATATTATGGTGGTTTGCCAAATATGCTTTGGAATGCTGGTATGTTTTGTGCAAATATATCAGTATTTTTAAAAGAATTTGAAAAACATGCGCCAAAATTATTAAAAGCAGTACAAGGATATTTAGCTAGTAGCATAGAATATAATCTTTGTGAAAAAATATCAATTGATTATGCATTGCTTGAAAAGAGCACAAATATATCAGTATTGCCAGTGAATTTTTTATGGTCTGATGTGGGTAACCTTGAAATTTTTCTTTCTTTAATTAATCAAAATGTAGCGCAAAAATTACCAATAATAAGTATAAATGCCAAAAATAATATTATTAATATTTCGGATAAATTAGTGGCATTAATTGGAGTAAATAACTTATGTGTTGTAGAGACCAATGATGTATTGCTAATAGTGCAAAGAGATAAGACGGATAAGGTAAAAGATGTGGTTACAAAACTTAAAACACAAAAAAATGAAAAATATTTATAA
- the wecB gene encoding UDP-N-acetylglucosamine 2-epimerase (non-hydrolyzing), with protein sequence MIKPIVLIIGTRPEGIKMIPVYFALKDAGMPVIICSTWQHNELLSEVYSLFNIKPEINFDIMRPGQDLFYLTQEILIKIKKVFQEINPSLVLVQGDTTSAMTAALAAFYLHIPVGHIEAGLRTAFINNPFPEEFNRRVISMVAQYHFAPTQDAEKNLHAEKINPATIFCTGNTVVDALFIMKKKIEKQEIIIDKSITDIIETTKKNKKKLILLTVHRRESFSEGIRDILKAVKSFARRNDEVIFFYPYHPNPNVTKIIQEIDLVSEPNIFLSPPVSYKELVYLLLNSDIVATDSGGICEEAVSLKKPVLILRNETERVEAIKAGLAYLVGTQQKNVEDYLGRFMQKTNSLNKKNTTIFGDGFAAKKIAAILKDAFKCSQFLNKDIKQSTI encoded by the coding sequence ATGATTAAACCTATTGTGCTTATTATTGGTACCCGTCCCGAGGGTATCAAAATGATTCCCGTATATTTTGCGCTCAAAGATGCAGGGATGCCAGTTATTATTTGTTCTACTTGGCAGCACAATGAATTATTATCAGAAGTTTATAGCTTATTTAATATAAAACCTGAAATAAATTTTGATATTATGCGTCCGGGCCAAGATTTATTTTATCTGACACAAGAAATTTTAATAAAAATAAAAAAAGTATTTCAAGAAATTAATCCGTCACTAGTTTTAGTGCAAGGAGATACAACTTCTGCTATGACTGCTGCATTAGCCGCTTTTTATTTACATATTCCAGTTGGTCATATTGAAGCAGGATTGCGTACCGCATTTATTAATAATCCATTTCCTGAAGAATTTAATCGACGAGTAATAAGCATGGTTGCACAATATCATTTTGCCCCTACTCAAGATGCAGAAAAAAATTTGCATGCGGAAAAAATTAATCCAGCAACTATTTTTTGCACAGGTAATACGGTAGTTGATGCGTTATTTATAATGAAAAAAAAAATTGAAAAACAAGAGATCATAATTGATAAAAGTATTACTGATATTATTGAAACAACAAAAAAAAATAAAAAAAAATTAATTTTATTAACAGTGCATCGTAGAGAATCTTTTTCTGAAGGTATAAGAGATATATTAAAAGCAGTAAAGTCATTTGCTCGTAGAAATGATGAAGTCATATTCTTTTACCCGTATCATCCAAATCCAAACGTTACGAAAATTATTCAAGAAATAGATTTAGTAAGCGAACCAAATATTTTTTTATCACCACCAGTCAGCTATAAAGAATTGGTATACCTTCTATTGAATAGTGATATAGTTGCTACTGATTCTGGTGGAATTTGTGAAGAAGCAGTTAGTTTAAAAAAACCAGTATTAATATTGCGTAATGAAACTGAACGAGTTGAAGCCATTAAGGCTGGTCTAGCTTATTTAGTTGGTACGCAACAAAAAAATGTAGAAGATTATTTGGGAAGGTTTATGCAAAAAACAAATTCGCTAAATAAGAAAAATACAACTATATTTGGTGATGGTTTTGCAGCAAAAAAAATAGCTGCTATTCTAAAAGATGCTTTTAAATGTTCTCAGTTTTTGAATAAGGATATAAAACAGTCAACGATATAA
- the gmd gene encoding GDP-mannose 4,6-dehydratase, whose amino-acid sequence MKRKKALITGVTGQDGAYLAEFLLQKGYEVHGVKRRSSLFNTQRIDHLIQRIKMEKDKQFFLHYGDMTDASNLIYLVQKIQPDEIYNLAAQSHVKVSFEMPEYTAQADALGALRLLEAIRILGLTKKIKFYQASTSELYGRVQQVPQDELTPFYPRSPYSVSKLFAYWMTVNYRESYNIFACNGILFNHESPIRGETFVTRKITRGVARIAYGLQDVLYLGNLDAKRDWGYAKEYVEAMWLILQYYEPQDWVIATGKIHTVREFIERAFDYVGIKVEWQGSGIDEKGYDKKTGKCLVEIDPRYFRPTEVDLLIGNAQKAEKLLGWKPKTTFEQLVDLMVEADLKETEKELHNKEILFKVSTKDSNKQAYNCVNQKEILKNMQGDL is encoded by the coding sequence ATGAAAAGAAAAAAGGCATTAATTACAGGAGTAACTGGGCAAGATGGTGCTTATTTAGCTGAATTTTTACTCCAAAAAGGTTATGAAGTTCATGGGGTAAAGCGCCGTTCATCATTATTTAATACACAACGTATTGATCATTTGATTCAACGCATAAAAATGGAAAAAGACAAGCAATTTTTTCTTCATTATGGTGATATGACCGATGCTTCAAATCTAATATATTTAGTTCAAAAAATTCAACCTGATGAAATTTATAATTTAGCAGCACAATCCCATGTAAAAGTATCTTTTGAAATGCCTGAATATACTGCACAAGCAGATGCACTTGGTGCATTGCGATTATTAGAAGCAATACGTATTCTTGGTCTGACAAAAAAAATTAAATTTTATCAAGCATCTACTTCCGAACTTTATGGGCGCGTTCAGCAGGTACCTCAAGATGAATTAACGCCATTTTATCCGCGATCTCCCTATAGCGTATCAAAATTATTTGCCTATTGGATGACGGTAAACTATCGCGAATCATATAATATTTTTGCATGCAACGGTATTTTATTTAATCATGAATCACCGATTCGTGGTGAAACATTTGTTACACGAAAAATTACGCGTGGGGTAGCGCGTATAGCATATGGCTTGCAAGATGTTTTATATTTAGGAAATCTTGATGCTAAACGAGATTGGGGCTATGCAAAAGAATATGTAGAAGCAATGTGGTTGATTTTACAATATTATGAACCACAGGATTGGGTCATTGCTACCGGTAAAATACATACTGTACGAGAATTTATTGAACGTGCATTCGATTATGTTGGTATTAAAGTTGAATGGCAAGGATCAGGAATTGATGAAAAAGGATATGATAAAAAAACAGGTAAGTGTTTAGTAGAAATTGATCCGCGTTATTTTCGCCCCACGGAAGTTGATCTTTTGATTGGTAATGCACAAAAAGCTGAAAAATTACTCGGTTGGAAGCCAAAAACTACTTTTGAACAGTTAGTGGATTTAATGGTAGAAGCTGATTTAAAGGAAACGGAAAAAGAATTACATAATAAAGAAATTTTATTTAAGGTAAGTACCAAAGATTCCAACAAACAAGCATATAATTGTGTAAATCAAAAAGAAATATTAAAAAATATGCAAGGGGATTTATGA
- a CDS encoding bi-domain-containing oxidoreductase gives MRQVFLEKGLVKIKEVCEPLLDDNIVLVSVRYSCISPGTEGSTIAQAQGNVLSNLPLKLPKVLVSLAQHGIEGTKALIRERLAGNLQSLGYSCSGKVIAVGKKVTRFRAGDLVACAGAGYAHHADVVAVPENLVVLVRDEKNLHDASMTTLGAIAMQGVRRAQVQIGDVVCVQGLGLLGQLTIQMLKHAGCTVIGIDLIKERLTLAKKLGADVVLHATDDNVKNEINFITTHYGVDCTIITAGSKSDSIVQQAMEITRKKGRVVVVGDVGLHLQRSPFYQKEIDFLISCSYGPGRYDNAYEQKGIDYPYPYVRWTENRNMQAFVQLIEKKHIDIQSLISQTINIDEVNTAYDQLKQQQTLAIILSYEDQLAVETPNENVKDVKLDEENKLVNFKPAIKDTIRVGVIGAGGFAKVKLMPIISRIKNIKINAIVDSNAANSITTSKVYAAAKALTHDTKLFEEDLVDAVLIASPHKYHCDQALSALQNGKAVFLEKPMVTDFEQLNKFKALFSSYPNMPFCVDYNRSFAPFMQKIKTFVTERKSPLVIQYRMNAGFIPKDHWIQTEIGAGRIIGEACHIFDLFYYLTDSEPVSVSVETIKPSTENIFPTDNFSAQFSFADGSLCTLLYTSLGHKEVSKERMELFFDSKTILMDDYKVLQGYGLSSTLNEKVMIQDKGHENLLKEFFNALKKDQFIPPITQKRLERVAEITLIVDQLACQGGGEAAL, from the coding sequence ATGAGACAAGTATTTTTAGAAAAAGGCTTAGTAAAAATTAAAGAAGTCTGTGAACCACTTTTAGATGATAATATCGTATTAGTTTCGGTGCGATATTCTTGTATCAGTCCTGGAACTGAAGGATCTACTATTGCACAAGCCCAAGGAAATGTTTTAAGTAATTTACCATTAAAATTACCAAAAGTTTTAGTTTCATTGGCTCAACATGGTATCGAAGGCACTAAAGCCTTAATACGAGAACGATTAGCAGGAAATTTGCAATCACTGGGCTACTCTTGTTCAGGGAAAGTAATTGCAGTTGGCAAAAAAGTAACACGCTTTAGGGCAGGTGACCTTGTTGCATGCGCTGGCGCAGGATATGCGCATCATGCAGACGTTGTTGCAGTTCCTGAAAATTTAGTAGTTCTTGTGCGTGATGAAAAAAATTTACATGATGCAAGTATGACTACGCTTGGTGCTATTGCAATGCAAGGAGTACGGCGTGCACAAGTGCAAATTGGTGATGTAGTATGCGTACAGGGGCTTGGCCTTCTTGGGCAATTAACTATTCAAATGCTTAAACATGCAGGATGTACTGTTATTGGCATTGATCTTATAAAAGAAAGATTGACTCTTGCCAAAAAGTTGGGAGCTGACGTTGTATTACATGCAACCGATGACAATGTTAAAAATGAAATTAATTTTATTACTACACATTATGGTGTTGATTGTACCATAATTACTGCAGGCTCTAAAAGTGATAGTATCGTACAACAAGCAATGGAAATTACACGTAAAAAAGGCCGCGTAGTAGTAGTTGGCGATGTTGGATTGCATTTACAACGAAGTCCATTTTATCAAAAAGAAATTGATTTTCTTATTTCATGCTCATATGGTCCTGGAAGATATGATAATGCCTATGAGCAAAAAGGAATTGATTATCCATATCCTTATGTTCGTTGGACAGAAAATAGAAACATGCAAGCATTTGTACAACTTATTGAAAAAAAACATATTGATATACAAAGTTTAATTTCTCAAACAATTAATATTGATGAAGTTAATACGGCATATGATCAATTAAAACAGCAACAAACATTGGCAATTATTTTATCTTATGAAGATCAACTCGCAGTAGAAACTCCAAATGAAAATGTTAAAGATGTTAAACTTGATGAGGAAAATAAATTAGTTAATTTTAAGCCAGCAATTAAAGATACCATCCGTGTAGGAGTAATTGGTGCCGGTGGATTTGCAAAAGTAAAATTAATGCCAATTATTTCACGTATTAAAAATATCAAGATTAATGCAATTGTAGATTCAAATGCGGCTAATTCAATCACGACCTCTAAGGTTTATGCGGCAGCAAAAGCGCTTACTCATGATACCAAATTATTTGAAGAAGATTTGGTAGATGCAGTATTAATTGCATCACCACATAAATATCACTGTGACCAAGCTCTTTCGGCATTACAAAATGGTAAAGCAGTTTTTTTGGAAAAACCAATGGTTACAGATTTTGAACAACTCAATAAATTTAAAGCACTTTTTAGTTCGTATCCAAACATGCCATTTTGCGTTGATTATAATCGCTCATTTGCGCCATTTATGCAAAAAATTAAAACCTTTGTGACAGAACGTAAGTCACCGCTGGTTATTCAATATCGTATGAATGCAGGTTTTATTCCAAAAGATCATTGGATTCAAACAGAAATAGGTGCAGGGCGTATTATCGGTGAAGCGTGTCATATTTTTGACTTATTTTATTATTTGACTGATTCAGAGCCTGTTTCAGTGTCAGTTGAAACAATAAAACCTTCAACAGAAAATATTTTTCCTACCGATAATTTTTCGGCTCAATTTAGTTTTGCTGATGGTTCACTTTGTACATTATTATATACTTCATTAGGACATAAAGAAGTAAGCAAAGAACGTATGGAATTATTTTTTGATTCAAAAACAATATTAATGGATGATTACAAAGTACTCCAAGGTTATGGCTTATCTAGTACGCTTAATGAAAAAGTTATGATTCAAGATAAAGGGCATGAAAATTTATTAAAAGAATTTTTCAATGCACTAAAAAAAGATCAATTTATCCCACCAATTACGCAAAAGCGTCTTGAACGGGTTGCTGAAATAACTTTAATTGTTGATCAACTTGCATGCCAAGGAGGCGGAGAAGCTGCACTATGA